The Papaver somniferum cultivar HN1 chromosome 3, ASM357369v1, whole genome shotgun sequence genome includes a region encoding these proteins:
- the LOC113359680 gene encoding uncharacterized protein LOC113359680, producing MNHPPIPQNESFIFYGEVVELMLPDTIQWNITLPDQLFDDVTSRRIQSLFINKTKKDVIIWMPAKYGKFLVKAHADYGVLNPKTSMHKIQYYLAPHLHETAYILGTQYTDNHLHWKTPLCGTMKINVDASFDLDTNQLGIGFVLRDHAGTCNGIKGSYANGALSAEAGECMAVRESLSWEREKQLDNIHIEADSKLVIQSMEVPC from the exons ATGAATCATCCACCCATCCCTCAAAATGAATCTTTCATATTTTATGGAGAAGTTGTTGAACTCATGTTGCCAGATACAATTCAGTGGAATATAACCCTTCCGGATCAGTTATTTGATGATGttacttcaagaagaatacaatcTCTTTTCATTAATAAGACTAAGAAGGATGTCATAATCTGGATGCCTGCTAAATACGGCAAGTTCTTAGTTAAAGCACATGCTGACTAT GGAGTACTGAACCCTAAAACTTCAATGCATAAGATTCAATACTATTTAGCTCCACATCTGCATGAAACTGCATATATTTTAGGCACTCAGTATACTGATAATCATTTACATTGGAAAACACCTTTGTGTGGAACTATGAAAATTAATGTTGATGCTTCTTTTGATCTTGATACTAATCAACTTGGTATTGGTTTTGTTTTGCGAGACCATGCAGGTACGTGCAATGGAATCAAAGGGAGTTACGCAAATGGAGCATTAAGTGCAGAGGCTGGAGAGTGTATGGCAGTACGGGAGTCTCTATCTTGGGAAAGGGAAAAGCAGTTGGACAATATTCATATTGAAGCCGACTCAAAGCTTGTCATACAATCTATGGAAGTACCTTGCTAG